One window of Lagenorhynchus albirostris chromosome 16, mLagAlb1.1, whole genome shotgun sequence genomic DNA carries:
- the C16H10orf62 gene encoding uncharacterized protein C10orf62 homolog, translated as MPVRKDPVTSPRPAPQPPSSQWGSLLRWEGQPREGTAWGLPARQPRGACPFKHEPYHLGSPTPSVLLALPAWRGVLETFLELIQQPSRRVVLGTALLLGGGALMLWMQRKRRRKVDSEAAQDEQEPPESDKARKESWIKSHFSCLSEEKLAAGSSPTCSHSAGACSSGAAAQPESGSGEASTTIPVDTFTTRQGEEGTALHREPLTSKQRMSGTSVTKETHEESGKSSSTDEAMWAAVAACTEEIDTKGQQLAISMLQRAMACQNSGHLESKDISQEELKALEEVEMKLKGNFLTQQETTTAGANHMHTFHSHGHQGYPSHPSHPCHSPPNSSHQAYQPFKAT; from the coding sequence ATGCCTGTCAGAAAGGATCCTGTGAcctctccccgccccgcccctcaaCCACCTTCCTCACAATGGGGTTCATTgctgaggtgggaggggcagCCTAGGGAGGGCACAGCGTGGGGCCTGCCTGCCAGACAACCTCGGGGAGCCTGTCCTTTCAAGCATGAGCCATACCATCTGGGCTCCCCGACTCCCAGTGTGCTCTTAGCTCTGCCCGCCTGGCGTGGGGTCCTGGAGACCTTCTTGGAGCTCATCCAGCAACCATCACGCAGGGTGGTGCTGGGGACCGCCCTCTTACTcggaggtggagccctcatgtTGTGGatgcagaggaagaggagaaggaaggtagATTCTGAGGCTGCACAAGACGAGCAGGAGCCACCAGAAAGCGACAAAGCAAGGAAGGAGAGCTGGATCAAATCGCACTTCAGCTGTCTTTCCGAAGAGAAGCTGGCTGCCGGCAGCAGCCCCACCTGCAGCCACAGCGCCGGGGCCTGCAGCAGCGGTGCTGCTGCCCAGCCTGAGAGCGGCAGCGGGGAGGCCAGCACCACGATTCCTGTGGACACCTTCACCAcgaggcaaggagaagagggcaCTGCTCTTCACCGGGAGCCCTTGACCAGCAAGCAGAGGATGTCTGGGACCTCAGTGACCAAAGAGACCCACGAGGAGTCTGGGAAATCCTCGTCCACGGATGAGGCCATGTGGGCCGCCGTGGCTGCCTGTACCGAGGAGATTGACACCAAGGGGCAGCAGCTGGCTATCTCCATGTTGCAGCGTGCCATGGCTTGCCAGAACTCAGGCCACCTGGAGTCCAAGGACATCAGCCAGGAGGAGCTGAAGGCCCTCGAGGAGGTGGAGATGAAGCTGAAAGGGAATTTCCTCACCCAGCAGGAAACCACCACAGCTGGTGCCAACCACATGCACACCTTCCATAGCCATGGCCACCAGGGTTATCCAAGCCACCCGAGCCACCCGTGCCACAGCCCGCCGAACAGCAGCCACCAGGCCTACCAGCCCTTTAAAGCCACCTAA